TTTTGCCAGCTAAACATTTTTGAACGCTCTTTTCCCTTTTCGATCAAAGATTTCCTTAATTGCTCATCACCTGCCATTTGCTTCATTGCTTTGGTAATGGAATTGACCGACATCGGATCAACAAGCAGGGCGGCGTCACCAGCCACTTCGGGCATGGAAGTAACATTTGATGTAATTACGGGGGTGTGACAATAAAAAGCTTCAAGGATTGGAATGCCAAATCCTTCGAAATAGCTTACGTAAGTTATTGCAAGGGCGGAGGCAATGACATTATGTAACTGATCCACGTCGAGACGACCTGTGAAAACAACGTCATCTTTGTAACTCATTCGTTCGTAAGCTTTTTCGATAGCATCGGTCCACCACTTTTTCTCCCCGACAATCAGTAATTTCACCCCTTGCGCGTCTGATTCCCTGAATTGATCATACGCTGGGAACAACCTGGCTAAATTTTTTCGGGGATGCAGTGAGCCGACAAAAAGAAAATAGGGTGCACCTGCAGCATAACGCGTTCTGGTTGCTTTTTTAACCTCCTTTTCAATTGGTTTAAACGATTCGTTAGCCCCATTGTAAACCACGTCAATTTTATTCTTGTCAACACCGTAGAGATTAACAATGTCCTTTTTGGAATACTCCGACACTGTGGCGATCCTAACTGCTTTATGAGCATATTCAGGAAAGTAATTTCGATAGAACTTACGCTCGATTAATGGCAGGTCTTTCGGGTAATGCTCAAAGTTGAGGTCATGAAACACATTCATCGACGGAACCTGGCTCTTTAAAGATAAATAACCATCAGGTGAGAAAAACAGGTCTGCACCAATTTTTTCCAGAACCCGCGGGATGGAATGTTCGAACCAGATGTAATATAAAATGGGATGCCTGGCCTGGGGATGGACAACCAAAGGTTTTATGTTCTCCGAAAAGATAAATTCATCGCTGTACTTACGGTCGAAAATGAAATAAAACTCATGCTCAGGATGATTACGGGTGATACGTTTGAGGTTCTCATAGGTGAACCAACCGATTCCTTCCAGTTTTCCCCTGATCAGCAGTCTTGTATTTACGGCAATTTTCAATTGTACTTTTTTTCGCAAAAGTAAAAGATTTTCTCTGAATTTCAGGTGTGGGAATATTGAAAAAATGGCTTTATTGAGAATGTTTTATTTTAGCAGCAAATTTCAGCGAAAGCTATGAAGAATATCTGGTCGAAAATCAGTCAGAATTATTCCATCATATACAAGGGACTGCTATTCCTGGCTAGCCTTGTGGTGTTGGTTTCATTCTTTCCCAAGGAAGGCAAATTCAAATATGAATACACGAGGGGAAGACCATGGCCTCACCAGGATTTTATTGCCCCGTTCGATTTTGCTATTTTAAAACCCGACGAAGAGATTGAAAAAGAAAAGCAGGATATCCGCAGCAACATCGAGATCTATTTCAATTTCGACCTGGAAGCAAATGAGAGTAAGCGAAAAGCATTTGCCGAGCAGTTTGAGAAATCCTGGTTTAATAAGTACAATGATGGTCAGGCCAAAGAGAACCTGAAACGCCGCACACTCGATTACGGACTTAATGCCTTGTCAAAAATTCATACGAAAGGGGTCATTCAATCCATACCTGAACTTGATAACAAACCGGTCGATTTCCCCATCACCCTGATCATTCAGAATACGGCCGAAAAAGTCAAATTGTCTGATTTTTATACCATTCAATCAGCTTATGAAGCCATGATGAAGAATTTAAATCAGTCGGAGTTTATTGATAAAGAATTGCTTAAAAATCTGCTTGAGGAATTCATCACACAGAATGTTTTTTACAACGAACAGGTAACAAGTGCCGAGTTGCAGAAAAAGCTGGATCAGATTTCAACCACGAGGGGCATGGTACAGGAGGGCGAGCGCATCATTTCAAAGGGGGAAGTGATTTCGAATGCCAAATACCAGATTCTCGAATCGCTTCGCAAAGAATACGAAGTAAGACTTGGAGGAGGTACGAATTATTTTCTCATTCTTGCCGGACAGGTAATTCTAGTATCGATTTCTTTGCTGGTTTTGGTTGCTTTTCTCTTTTTTTTCCGGAAGGATTTACTTCAGGACAACAAGAAGGTAGTGCTGATCCTGCTGACAATAATCCTGATGGTTTTTATGACCAGTTTAGCGCTCAACTTTGGCCAGGAGTATATTTTCCTGGTTCCTCTTTGCATTGCACCGATTCTCATCCGTGTCTTTTTCGATACGAGGCTGGCTTTGTATGTTTTTATAATCACCATCATTTTGATTGGG
This region of Bacteroidales bacterium genomic DNA includes:
- a CDS encoding glycosyltransferase family 4 protein, producing MKIAVNTRLLIRGKLEGIGWFTYENLKRITRNHPEHEFYFIFDRKYSDEFIFSENIKPLVVHPQARHPILYYIWFEHSIPRVLEKIGADLFFSPDGYLSLKSQVPSMNVFHDLNFEHYPKDLPLIERKFYRNYFPEYAHKAVRIATVSEYSKKDIVNLYGVDKNKIDVVYNGANESFKPIEKEVKKATRTRYAAGAPYFLFVGSLHPRKNLARLFPAYDQFRESDAQGVKLLIVGEKKWWTDAIEKAYERMSYKDDVVFTGRLDVDQLHNVIASALAITYVSYFEGFGIPILEAFYCHTPVITSNVTSMPEVAGDAALLVDPMSVNSITKAMKQMAGDEQLRKSLIEKGKERSKMFSWQ
- a CDS encoding HDIG domain-containing protein → MKNIWSKISQNYSIIYKGLLFLASLVVLVSFFPKEGKFKYEYTRGRPWPHQDFIAPFDFAILKPDEEIEKEKQDIRSNIEIYFNFDLEANESKRKAFAEQFEKSWFNKYNDGQAKENLKRRTLDYGLNALSKIHTKGVIQSIPELDNKPVDFPITLIIQNTAEKVKLSDFYTIQSAYEAMMKNLNQSEFIDKELLKNLLEEFITQNVFYNEQVTSAELQKKLDQISTTRGMVQEGERIISKGEVISNAKYQILESLRKEYEVRLGGGTNYFLILAGQVILVSISLLVLVAFLFFFRKDLLQDNKKVVLILLTIILMVFMTSLALNFGQEYIFLVPLCIAPILIRVFFDTRLALYVFIITIILIGFLVPNSFQFVFMQLISGIITIFSIVSLQRRAQFLFTSLVIFIAYSVIYTGLNLMQEGSFEEIRVINFAMFAGSAFLILLAYPLIYLFEKIFGLVTDVTLLELSDTNSKLLRELSMKAPGTFQHSLQVANLAEECIFVIGGNALLTRTGALYHDIGKMDNPIYFIENQVTGINPHDELTFEESAGIIIDHVILGIEKARKAKLPDQIIDFIRTHHGTRKVEYFYIMHQKDNPDEIIDERQFTYPGPIPFSKETSVVMMADSVEAASRSLKLIDEKTISSLVENIINKQMETAQFSNSNITLRDINKVKKILKRKLMNIYHIRIEYPT